From Amycolatopsis sp. cg9, one genomic window encodes:
- the dprA gene encoding DNA-processing protein DprA: MSPDEVRQARAYLLRVAEPPAPALVAFVAEHGPVAAARRVRGGDCPAEVLKATEARREYDLVAQDFARAAEAGARLVVPEDDEWPGWPLLAVEQAAQRGVTEAVPPLALWVAGEVALGTATDRAVAVVGARAATEYGEHHAAELAYGLATRGVPVFSGAAYGIDGAAHRGALAAGGVTVAVLGCAVDAGYPAGHVGLLNRIVRSGGAVVSEYPPGTPPARHRFLVRNRLIAALTEGTVVVEAGQRSGARNTASTAGAFGKIVMALPGPISSAMSVGCHELIRDSRATLVSTIDQVLETVGHFGIAEETASDRRTRSTDRLGPEALRTYEALAVRADRSDAEIAVEAGIPLRRVRALLPALEIDGFAVRGEAGWRRRRESA; this comes from the coding sequence AGGCCCGCGCCTACCTGCTTCGAGTCGCCGAACCACCGGCACCGGCGCTGGTCGCCTTCGTCGCCGAACACGGGCCGGTCGCGGCTGCCCGGCGAGTCCGTGGCGGCGACTGCCCGGCCGAGGTGCTGAAGGCGACCGAGGCCCGGCGGGAGTACGACCTGGTCGCCCAGGACTTCGCCCGGGCCGCCGAGGCCGGTGCGCGGCTGGTCGTGCCGGAGGACGACGAGTGGCCCGGCTGGCCGCTGCTCGCCGTCGAGCAGGCCGCGCAGCGCGGGGTGACCGAGGCCGTGCCGCCGCTGGCGCTGTGGGTGGCCGGGGAGGTCGCCCTCGGTACCGCCACCGACCGGGCCGTGGCTGTCGTCGGCGCCCGAGCGGCCACCGAGTACGGCGAACACCACGCGGCCGAGCTCGCCTACGGGCTGGCCACCCGGGGCGTACCGGTGTTCTCGGGGGCGGCGTACGGCATCGACGGGGCGGCGCACCGCGGCGCGCTCGCCGCCGGCGGGGTCACCGTGGCGGTGCTCGGCTGCGCCGTCGACGCCGGTTATCCGGCCGGTCACGTCGGCCTGCTCAACCGGATCGTGCGCTCCGGCGGCGCGGTCGTCAGCGAGTACCCGCCCGGCACCCCGCCGGCTCGGCACCGCTTCCTCGTTCGCAACCGGCTCATCGCGGCGCTCACCGAAGGCACCGTCGTGGTCGAGGCCGGGCAACGCAGCGGCGCCCGCAACACCGCGAGCACCGCCGGCGCCTTCGGCAAGATCGTGATGGCGCTGCCGGGGCCGATCTCGTCCGCCATGTCCGTCGGCTGCCACGAGCTGATCCGCGACTCCCGGGCGACGCTGGTTTCGACGATCGACCAGGTCCTCGAGACGGTGGGCCACTTCGGCATCGCCGAGGAAACCGCATCTGATCGCCGAACGCGGTCCACTGACCGGCTCGGGCCCGAAGCGCTGCGCACCTACGAGGCCTTGGCCGTGCGCGCGGACCGGTCCGACGCGGAGATCGCGGTCGAAGCGGGCATTCCGCTGCGGCGCGTGCGGGCCCTGCTGCCGGCCCTGGAGATCGACGGATTCGCCGTCCGCGGGGAAGCGGGGTGGCGACGCCGGAGGGAAAGCGCGTGA
- a CDS encoding tyrosine recombinase XerC: MPSPRSGRARRPDLRALRAALPEPARAVVTGYERHLGLERGLSAHTVRAYIGDAVSLLGFVADGGGGLADLDLARLRAWLAAQQSGGASRTTLARRAASARTFTAWAHRTGVLAADPGGRLAAPRAHRTLPGVLRAGQAGEVMQASAAGAEQRDPVALRDRAIVELLYATGIRVSELCGLDVGGADFSRRVVTVLGKGAKERVVPFGVPAAAALTDWIEEGRPKIVAESGGDGAEPALFLGVRGKRVDPRAVRRVVHDAVTAVPGALDMGPHGLRHSAATHLLEGGADLRSVQELLGHATLATTQLYTHVTVDRLKAIHDRAHPRA; encoded by the coding sequence ATGCCGTCACCACGCTCTGGCCGGGCCCGCCGTCCCGACTTGCGCGCGCTCCGGGCCGCGCTGCCCGAGCCCGCCCGGGCCGTCGTCACCGGGTACGAACGGCACCTCGGGCTCGAACGGGGCCTCTCCGCGCACACCGTTCGCGCGTACATCGGCGATGCGGTGTCGCTGCTGGGCTTCGTCGCGGACGGCGGGGGCGGCCTCGCCGACCTCGACCTCGCCCGGCTGCGGGCGTGGCTCGCCGCGCAGCAGTCCGGTGGGGCGAGCCGCACGACGCTCGCGCGGCGGGCCGCCTCGGCCCGGACGTTCACCGCGTGGGCGCACCGGACCGGTGTCCTGGCCGCCGACCCGGGCGGCCGGCTCGCCGCCCCTCGGGCGCACCGCACCCTGCCCGGAGTGCTGCGTGCCGGGCAGGCGGGGGAGGTCATGCAGGCGTCGGCGGCGGGTGCGGAGCAACGCGATCCGGTCGCACTGCGTGATCGCGCGATCGTCGAGCTGCTCTACGCCACGGGCATCCGCGTGTCCGAGTTGTGCGGTCTGGACGTCGGCGGGGCCGATTTCTCCCGTCGTGTCGTGACGGTGCTCGGCAAGGGCGCGAAGGAGCGCGTGGTCCCGTTCGGCGTGCCGGCAGCGGCGGCGCTGACGGACTGGATCGAGGAGGGGCGGCCGAAGATCGTCGCCGAAAGCGGTGGTGACGGCGCCGAGCCCGCGCTTTTCCTGGGGGTCCGCGGCAAACGCGTCGACCCGCGGGCGGTGCGGCGCGTGGTGCACGACGCCGTCACGGCGGTGCCCGGAGCACTCGACATGGGGCCGCACGGCCTGCGTCATTCCGCCGCGACGCATCTGCTCGAAGGGGGCGCGGATCTCAGGAGCGTTCAGGAACTGCTTGGTCACGCTACGCTTGCCACGACGCAGCTCTACACTCATGTGACCGTCGACCGGTTGAAAGCGATCCATGACCGAGCGCACCCCAGGGCCTGA
- the pyrH gene encoding UMP kinase: protein MGDRVEGGYRRVLLKLGGEMFGGGSIGVDPDVVHSVAQQIADVARTGVQVAVVIGGGNYFRGAELSQRGMDRDRADYMAMLGTVMNCLALQDFLEKEGLPTRVQTAITMGQVAEPYIPRRAERHLEKGRVVIFGAGVGMPYFSTDTAAAQRALELGCEAVLMAKAVDGVYTADPKSDPTAEMFREITHREVLERDLKVADATAFSLCMDNNMPIIVFNLLTEGNIARAVSGERIGTLVSTPADGVPA from the coding sequence ATGGGTGACCGGGTCGAAGGTGGCTACCGGCGGGTGCTGCTGAAACTGGGCGGCGAAATGTTCGGCGGTGGTTCGATCGGCGTCGATCCGGATGTCGTCCACTCGGTCGCGCAGCAGATCGCCGACGTCGCCCGCACCGGCGTCCAGGTCGCGGTCGTGATCGGTGGCGGCAACTACTTCCGCGGCGCCGAACTCTCGCAGCGCGGCATGGACCGCGACCGCGCCGACTACATGGCGATGCTGGGCACGGTGATGAACTGCCTGGCGCTGCAGGACTTCCTGGAGAAGGAGGGCCTGCCCACCCGCGTGCAGACCGCCATCACGATGGGCCAGGTCGCCGAGCCCTACATCCCGCGCCGCGCCGAGCGGCACCTGGAGAAGGGCCGCGTCGTGATCTTCGGCGCCGGGGTCGGCATGCCGTACTTCTCCACCGACACCGCGGCCGCGCAGCGGGCGCTGGAGCTGGGCTGCGAAGCCGTGCTGATGGCGAAGGCCGTCGACGGCGTCTACACCGCGGACCCGAAGAGCGACCCGACCGCCGAGATGTTCCGCGAGATCACCCACCGCGAGGTGCTGGAGCGGGACCTCAAGGTCGCCGACGCGACGGCGTTCAGCCTCTGCATGGACAACAACATGCCGATCATCGTGTTCAACCTGCTCACCGAGGGGAACATCGCCCGCGCGGTGAGTGGTGAAAGAATCGGCACGTTGGTCAGCACCCCCGCCGACGGGGTGCCGGCCTAG
- a CDS encoding phosphatidate cytidylyltransferase, which translates to MSAAGTAAAETPAPGTDAAPEAKKASKAGRNLPAAIGVGLLLGAAIIVSLLTVRFLFIGIIAIAIAAGTFEFAGVLRRVADTKVAMIPVLVGGQAMIWLAWPFGREGALTAFVLTVLACLLWRLPGGAKGYLRDISASVFAAAYLPLFGAFAAMLVPPSDGVGRVLTFLIGVVASDTGGYIAGVLGGKHPMAPTISPKKTWEGFGGSLVGGVVAGALTLSLLLDGHVWQGVIFGVAIVLTATLGDLVESLIKRDLGVKDMGTLLPGHGGIMDRLDSLLPSAVVSWLLLSAFVPLG; encoded by the coding sequence CTGTCGGCCGCCGGTACCGCGGCGGCGGAGACGCCGGCCCCCGGGACCGACGCCGCGCCGGAGGCCAAGAAGGCTTCCAAGGCCGGTCGGAACCTGCCCGCGGCCATCGGGGTCGGGTTGCTGCTCGGGGCCGCGATCATCGTTTCCCTGCTCACCGTGCGCTTCCTGTTCATCGGGATCATCGCGATCGCGATCGCGGCCGGCACCTTCGAATTCGCCGGGGTGCTGCGCCGGGTCGCCGACACCAAGGTCGCGATGATCCCGGTGCTTGTCGGCGGGCAGGCGATGATCTGGCTCGCCTGGCCGTTCGGCCGCGAAGGCGCGCTCACCGCGTTCGTCCTCACCGTGCTCGCCTGCCTGCTGTGGCGGCTGCCCGGCGGCGCGAAGGGCTACCTGCGCGACATCAGCGCGTCCGTGTTCGCCGCCGCCTACCTGCCACTCTTCGGGGCGTTCGCGGCCATGCTCGTGCCGCCGTCGGACGGCGTCGGGCGCGTTCTCACCTTCCTGATCGGGGTCGTCGCCTCGGACACCGGTGGCTACATCGCCGGCGTGCTCGGGGGCAAGCACCCGATGGCGCCCACCATCAGCCCGAAGAAGACCTGGGAAGGCTTCGGGGGTTCGCTGGTCGGCGGCGTCGTCGCCGGGGCGCTGACGCTGAGCCTGCTGCTCGACGGCCACGTCTGGCAGGGCGTGATCTTCGGTGTCGCCATCGTGCTCACCGCGACCCTGGGCGACCTCGTCGAGTCGCTGATCAAGCGCGACCTCGGCGTCAAGGACATGGGCACCCTGCTGCCCGGCCACGGCGGCATCATGGACCGCCTCGACTCGCTGCTGCCCTCGGCCGTGGTGTCCTGGCTGCTGCTCTCGGCGTTCGTCCCGCTCGGCTGA
- a CDS encoding MFS transporter yields MVTETRARLALSAVCLGFLMITLDATIVNLALPAIGAEFGEPSTAALQWVVDAYTVTLAAFLLTWGAAGDRWGSRRVFEAGVGVFVVASVGCALAGDAGWLIAARAVQGAGAAALLPSSLALIVHQFPDARERAHALGVWGGMSGAGLAAGPVLGGLAVGLADWRLVFAVNVPVGILAIVLTRRAVTEPPRRETHLDFAGQVAGTVSLAAFVAGFIEAGHAGWTAPATLALLAGGVAAGAVFAAVEKRVVAPVLPLGILKIRNFAVATGIGGLFNFCLYGTLFSLALYLQRAWSLGALAAGLALVPLTAVVGLNAFFSGRLTGRSGPRGPMVAGAVAGLAGSAGFALLPADRALVAFAAVSVVFGCCSLAMPAMTSLAMNALPGRAGLAAGVLNASRQTGGAIGVALVGALAPAAGMWLVAAGYALVAGLAFAGCQSS; encoded by the coding sequence ATGGTCACCGAAACCCGCGCCCGGCTCGCGCTCTCCGCCGTCTGCCTGGGCTTCCTGATGATCACGCTCGACGCGACCATCGTGAACCTGGCGCTGCCCGCGATCGGCGCCGAGTTCGGGGAGCCGTCGACGGCCGCGCTGCAGTGGGTCGTCGACGCCTACACCGTCACCCTCGCCGCGTTCCTGCTCACCTGGGGCGCCGCCGGGGACCGGTGGGGTTCGCGACGCGTCTTCGAAGCGGGCGTCGGCGTCTTCGTCGTCGCGAGCGTCGGCTGCGCGCTCGCCGGTGACGCCGGCTGGCTGATCGCCGCGCGGGCCGTGCAGGGTGCCGGGGCCGCCGCGTTGCTGCCGTCGTCGCTCGCCTTGATCGTCCACCAGTTCCCGGACGCGCGGGAGCGGGCCCACGCGCTCGGCGTCTGGGGCGGCATGAGCGGGGCCGGGCTCGCCGCCGGGCCGGTGCTCGGTGGGCTCGCCGTCGGCCTCGCCGACTGGCGCCTGGTCTTCGCCGTCAACGTCCCGGTCGGGATCCTCGCGATCGTCCTGACGCGGCGGGCGGTCACGGAACCGCCGCGGCGGGAGACGCACCTCGACTTCGCCGGGCAGGTCGCCGGCACGGTGTCGCTGGCCGCCTTCGTCGCCGGGTTCATCGAAGCCGGGCACGCGGGCTGGACCGCGCCCGCGACCCTCGCGCTGCTCGCCGGGGGAGTGGCGGCCGGTGCGGTGTTCGCGGCCGTGGAGAAGCGGGTCGTGGCGCCCGTGCTGCCGCTGGGCATCCTGAAGATCCGGAACTTCGCGGTGGCCACGGGGATCGGCGGCCTGTTCAACTTCTGCCTCTACGGCACCCTCTTCAGCCTGGCGCTGTACCTGCAGCGCGCGTGGTCGCTCGGGGCGCTCGCCGCCGGGCTCGCGCTGGTGCCGCTGACCGCGGTGGTCGGGCTTAATGCCTTCTTCAGCGGACGCCTCACCGGGCGGTCCGGCCCGCGCGGGCCGATGGTCGCGGGCGCGGTGGCCGGGCTCGCCGGCTCGGCCGGTTTCGCGCTGCTGCCCGCGGACCGCGCGCTGGTGGCGTTCGCCGCGGTCTCGGTCGTCTTCGGCTGCTGTTCCCTCGCCATGCCCGCGATGACGTCGCTGGCGATGAACGCCTTGCCGGGCCGGGCCGGGCTGGCCGCGGGCGTGCTCAACGCGTCGCGCCAGACCGGGGGAGCGATCGGGGTCGCGCTCGTCGGCGCGCTGGCCCCGGCCGCCGGGATGTGGCTGGTGGCGGCCGGGTACGCGCTGGTCGCGGGGCTGGCGTTCGCCGGTTGTCAGTCGTCGTAG
- the tsf gene encoding translation elongation factor Ts, with the protein MANYTAADVKRLRELTGAGMMDCKKALEENGGDFDKAVEFLRIKGAKDVGKRAERATAEGLVTGDGGVLIELDSETDFVAKNADFQALAAKIVEVAKTLKTSDVEALKAAELDGKTVSEVVQELSARIGEKLELRRVVAFEGQTATYLHRRGSDLPPAVGVLVEFTGDDAEAARGAAMQVAALRAKYLTRDEVPAEIVENERSIAEKTAREEGKPEQAMPKIIEGKVNAYYKDNVLLEQPSVKDNKKTVKALLDEAGVTLTKFARFEVGQA; encoded by the coding sequence ATGGCGAACTACACCGCCGCTGACGTGAAGCGCCTGCGCGAGCTGACCGGCGCGGGCATGATGGACTGCAAGAAGGCCCTGGAAGAGAACGGCGGCGACTTCGACAAGGCCGTCGAGTTCCTCCGCATCAAGGGTGCCAAGGACGTCGGCAAGCGCGCCGAGCGCGCCACCGCCGAGGGCCTGGTCACCGGCGACGGCGGCGTCCTGATCGAGCTCGACTCCGAGACCGACTTCGTCGCCAAGAACGCCGACTTCCAGGCGCTGGCCGCGAAGATCGTCGAGGTCGCGAAGACCCTCAAGACTTCCGACGTCGAGGCGCTCAAGGCCGCCGAGCTCGACGGCAAGACCGTCAGCGAGGTCGTCCAGGAGCTGTCGGCCCGCATCGGCGAGAAGCTCGAGCTGCGCCGCGTCGTGGCCTTCGAGGGCCAGACCGCGACCTACCTGCACCGCCGCGGTTCCGACCTGCCGCCGGCCGTCGGCGTGCTCGTCGAGTTCACCGGTGACGACGCCGAGGCCGCTCGCGGCGCCGCCATGCAGGTCGCCGCGCTGCGCGCGAAGTACCTGACCCGCGACGAGGTGCCGGCCGAGATCGTCGAGAACGAGCGCTCGATCGCGGAGAAGACCGCTCGCGAAGAGGGCAAGCCGGAGCAGGCCATGCCGAAGATCATCGAGGGCAAGGTCAACGCCTACTACAAGGACAACGTCCTGCTCGAGCAGCCGTCGGTCAAGGACAACAAGAAGACCGTCAAGGCCCTGCTCGACGAGGCCGGCGTGACGCTGACCAAGTTCGCGCGGTTCGAGGTCGGCCAGGCCTGA
- a CDS encoding VOC family protein, with protein MAFGPSSTPSPVPAGIPCWIELACREQAVAERFYGALFGWEYTTQRDPATSDGRYAIATMNNLPVGGLYRAAQGAPLGWMPHLSVPHTASAAEWVEHLGGRLTLGPMPIPQRGTILHAFDACGAPVVFWEVPPDWEFVTGIPNTFSGADLNTHDGVAADHFYTKLFTYGSHQIGDGESLDYVEWLIEHEPVLYRYVMGSEYSLDTPPHWLVYFDIDPARGADAVAGEALMHGGTVVIQPYDTPFGRMSILADPEGAVFAVIDHSRVSEDWGRAEVDDPYDD; from the coding sequence ATGGCATTCGGCCCGTCCAGTACCCCGTCCCCGGTCCCGGCCGGAATTCCGTGCTGGATCGAGCTGGCCTGCCGCGAGCAGGCCGTGGCGGAAAGATTCTACGGCGCCCTCTTCGGCTGGGAGTACACCACTCAACGGGATCCGGCGACGTCCGACGGCCGGTACGCCATCGCGACGATGAACAACCTCCCCGTCGGCGGCCTCTACCGCGCCGCGCAGGGCGCGCCGCTGGGCTGGATGCCGCACCTTTCCGTGCCGCACACCGCGAGCGCGGCGGAGTGGGTCGAGCACCTCGGCGGGCGGCTGACGCTCGGGCCGATGCCGATCCCGCAGCGCGGCACGATCCTGCACGCCTTCGACGCGTGCGGCGCGCCGGTGGTGTTCTGGGAGGTGCCGCCGGACTGGGAGTTCGTCACCGGGATCCCCAACACCTTCAGCGGCGCGGACCTCAACACCCACGACGGCGTCGCGGCGGACCACTTCTACACCAAGCTCTTCACCTACGGCAGCCACCAGATCGGCGACGGCGAGTCCCTCGACTACGTCGAATGGCTCATCGAGCACGAGCCGGTGCTGTACCGGTACGTGATGGGGTCGGAGTACAGCCTCGACACCCCGCCGCACTGGCTCGTCTACTTCGACATCGACCCGGCCCGCGGCGCCGACGCGGTGGCGGGCGAGGCACTCATGCACGGCGGCACCGTCGTGATCCAGCCGTACGACACGCCGTTCGGCCGGATGTCGATCCTCGCCGACCCCGAGGGCGCCGTCTTCGCCGTGATCGACCACTCGCGCGTCTCCGAAGACTGGGGCCGCGCCGAGGTCGACGACCCCTACGACGACTGA
- the frr gene encoding ribosome recycling factor → MIDETLLDAEEKMEKAVSVAKDELTSVRTGRASSTMFARIVVEYYGSPTPLNQLASVNVPEARMALIKPYDQTQLGAIEKAIRESDLGVNPSNDGQVIRIVIPQLTEERRKEMVKVAKGKGEDARVSIRSIRRKAKDELDRIAKDGEAGEDDVARAEKELQNLTDTYVHKVDELVKHKEAELLEV, encoded by the coding sequence GTGATCGACGAGACCCTCCTCGATGCCGAGGAGAAGATGGAAAAAGCGGTGTCCGTCGCCAAGGACGAGCTGACGTCGGTACGCACCGGGCGGGCTTCCTCGACGATGTTCGCGCGGATCGTCGTCGAGTACTACGGCTCGCCGACCCCGCTGAACCAGCTGGCGAGCGTGAACGTGCCGGAAGCCCGGATGGCGCTCATCAAGCCCTACGACCAGACGCAGCTCGGCGCGATCGAGAAGGCGATCCGGGAGTCGGACCTCGGCGTCAACCCGAGCAACGACGGGCAGGTCATCCGCATCGTCATCCCGCAGCTCACCGAGGAGCGGCGCAAGGAGATGGTGAAGGTCGCCAAGGGCAAGGGCGAGGACGCCCGGGTGTCGATCCGCAGCATCCGCCGCAAGGCCAAGGACGAACTGGACCGCATCGCCAAGGACGGCGAGGCCGGCGAGGACGACGTCGCGCGCGCGGAGAAGGAACTGCAGAACCTGACCGACACCTACGTGCACAAGGTCGACGAGCTGGTCAAGCACAAGGAAGCCGAGCTGCTCGAGGTCTGA
- a CDS encoding class I SAM-dependent methyltransferase: MRWSSRRAEVVPSPNIWYYQAAYERENRAQDSGGEIWRVLREECDWTGRDVLDVGCGDGFHLPVFARDARSVLGVEPHEPLVRSALKRVKGLSNVDVRMGRAQRLPVRSASVDVVHARTAYFFGPGCEPGLAEADRVLRPGGRILIVDLDVTSEPYGGWMRADLPHYDPVAVERFFARAGFGLRRVATEWRFGTAADLEAVLKIEFSKPVAEQAIAESLQRNGNRGEDLTLPVGYRVHTRSKPTGLVLPGHSAASSGAEDSSSSSPKMP; this comes from the coding sequence GTGCGGTGGTCGTCCCGGCGCGCGGAGGTCGTGCCGAGCCCCAACATCTGGTACTACCAGGCCGCATACGAGCGGGAGAACCGCGCGCAGGACAGCGGCGGCGAGATCTGGCGCGTGCTGCGCGAGGAGTGCGACTGGACCGGCCGGGACGTGCTGGACGTCGGCTGCGGTGACGGCTTCCACTTGCCGGTCTTCGCCCGCGACGCGCGGTCGGTGCTCGGCGTCGAGCCGCACGAGCCGTTGGTGCGAAGCGCGCTGAAGCGCGTGAAGGGACTGTCGAACGTGGACGTCCGGATGGGCCGCGCCCAGCGGCTGCCGGTCCGCAGCGCGAGCGTCGACGTCGTGCACGCGCGCACGGCGTACTTCTTCGGGCCGGGGTGCGAACCCGGGCTGGCCGAAGCCGACCGGGTCCTGCGGCCGGGCGGGCGGATCCTGATCGTCGACCTCGACGTGACCAGTGAGCCCTACGGCGGCTGGATGCGCGCCGATCTGCCGCACTACGACCCGGTCGCGGTCGAGCGGTTCTTCGCCCGCGCCGGGTTCGGCCTACGCCGGGTCGCCACGGAATGGCGGTTCGGCACCGCCGCCGACCTCGAAGCGGTGCTGAAGATCGAGTTCAGCAAGCCCGTCGCCGAACAGGCGATCGCGGAGTCCTTGCAGCGTAACGGGAATCGCGGCGAAGACCTGACGTTGCCGGTGGGCTACCGCGTGCACACGCGGAGCAAGCCCACCGGCCTCGTCCTGCCAGGTCACTCGGCTGCTTCTTCGGGAGCCGAGGACTCGTCCTCGTCTTCGCCCAAGATGCCGTAG
- a CDS encoding FliA/WhiG family RNA polymerase sigma factor → MTAGPHVTEAAGVTTHGEAAAPADTRAGYDVDAGIAALWRQFADSPDQASRDRLVLHYAPLVKYVAGRVGTGLPTHVDVGDLVQSGIFGLVDAIEKFDPERGLRFETYAMQRIRGAILDDLRSQDWVPRAVRSKAKEAERAMERLGARLHRTPTDAELAAELGIGLDDLRDFYGQLQLTSVVALEDLVAAGKDSGSLVDTLPDDDAVDPVAVLVDQDNRRQLAQAIAQLTERDKIVVSLYYFESLTLAEIGKVLGVTESRVSQLHTRAVMRLRAKLVEQTGT, encoded by the coding sequence ATGACCGCAGGACCGCACGTGACCGAAGCCGCCGGAGTGACCACTCACGGTGAGGCCGCCGCGCCCGCGGACACCCGGGCCGGCTACGACGTCGACGCCGGGATCGCGGCGCTGTGGCGGCAGTTCGCCGACAGCCCGGACCAGGCGTCGCGCGATCGGCTCGTGCTGCACTACGCCCCGCTGGTCAAGTACGTCGCGGGCCGGGTCGGCACCGGCCTGCCCACCCACGTCGACGTCGGCGACCTCGTGCAGTCGGGCATCTTCGGCCTCGTCGACGCGATCGAGAAGTTCGACCCCGAGCGCGGCCTCCGCTTCGAGACGTACGCGATGCAGCGCATCCGCGGCGCGATCCTCGACGACCTCCGTTCGCAGGACTGGGTGCCGCGCGCGGTCCGCAGCAAGGCCAAGGAGGCCGAGCGCGCGATGGAGCGCCTCGGCGCCCGCCTGCACCGCACCCCGACCGACGCGGAGCTGGCCGCCGAACTCGGCATCGGCCTCGACGACCTGCGCGACTTCTACGGCCAGCTGCAGCTGACCAGCGTCGTCGCGCTGGAGGACCTGGTGGCCGCCGGCAAGGACAGCGGCTCCCTGGTCGACACGCTGCCCGACGACGACGCCGTCGACCCGGTCGCGGTGCTCGTCGACCAGGACAACCGCCGCCAGCTCGCGCAGGCCATCGCGCAGCTCACGGAGCGGGACAAGATCGTCGTCAGCCTCTACTACTTCGAGAGCCTGACCCTCGCCGAGATCGGCAAGGTCCTCGGCGTCACCGAGTCGCGGGTCAGCCAGCTGCACACCCGGGCCGTCATGCGCCTGCGCGCGAAGCTCGTCGAGCAGACCGGCACCTGA
- the rpsB gene encoding 30S ribosomal protein S2 has translation MAVVTMKQLLDSGVHFGHQTRRWNPKMKRYIFTERNGIYIIDLQQTLTYIDRAFEFIKETVAHGGTIMFVGTKKQAQEAIAAEASRVGMPYVNQRWLGGMLTNFQTVHKRLLRLKELESREQTGGFEGLTKREILTLTREKDKLEKTLGGIRDMAKVPSIVWIVDTKKEHIAVGEARKLNIPVVAILDTNCDPDEVDYPIPGNDDAIRSAALLTKVVAEAAAAGLMARSSRNGASADAKPEPGVATDEPLAEWEKELLAGSETAAADATEAAAATEAATEQATASS, from the coding sequence ATGGCCGTCGTCACCATGAAGCAGCTGCTCGACAGCGGCGTGCACTTCGGGCACCAGACCCGCCGGTGGAACCCGAAGATGAAGCGCTACATCTTCACCGAGCGCAACGGCATCTACATCATCGACCTGCAGCAGACGCTGACCTACATCGACCGCGCGTTCGAGTTCATCAAGGAAACCGTCGCGCACGGTGGCACGATCATGTTCGTCGGCACCAAGAAGCAGGCTCAGGAAGCCATCGCGGCCGAAGCCTCGCGCGTGGGCATGCCCTACGTGAACCAGCGCTGGCTCGGCGGCATGCTGACCAACTTCCAGACGGTGCACAAGCGTCTTCTCCGCCTGAAGGAGCTCGAGTCGCGGGAGCAGACCGGCGGCTTCGAGGGTCTCACCAAGCGCGAGATCCTGACGCTGACCCGCGAGAAGGACAAGCTCGAGAAGACCCTCGGCGGTATCCGCGACATGGCCAAGGTGCCGAGCATCGTGTGGATCGTCGACACGAAGAAGGAGCACATCGCCGTCGGCGAGGCTCGCAAGCTGAACATCCCGGTCGTCGCGATCCTGGACACCAACTGCGACCCGGACGAGGTCGACTACCCGATCCCGGGCAACGACGACGCGATCCGCTCGGCCGCGCTGCTGACCAAGGTCGTCGCCGAGGCCGCGGCCGCCGGTCTGATGGCGCGTTCCAGCCGCAACGGTGCGTCGGCCGACGCGAAGCCGGAGCCGGGTGTCGCCACGGACGAGCCGCTGGCCGAGTGGGAGAAGGAGCTGCTCGCCGGCTCCGAGACCGCCGCCGCCGACGCGACCGAGGCCGCTGCCGCGACCGAAGCCGCCACCGAGCAGGCGACCGCCTCCTCCTGA
- a CDS encoding M23 family metallopeptidase: MAGPGAARDVRQPRLSWPLSPVPVVTKYFDAPETPYGAGHRGVDLAAVPGQEVLAADAGVVVFVGPVGGRTVLSVDHDGGLRTTYEPVLPKVAVGEQVYRGQVLGTVLAGHPGCLVAACLHWGVRRGDEYVDPLALTGEVGEYRLKAWGGGA; encoded by the coding sequence CTGGCGGGCCCCGGGGCGGCGCGGGATGTGCGGCAGCCGCGGCTGTCCTGGCCGTTGTCACCCGTTCCGGTGGTGACCAAGTACTTCGACGCCCCCGAGACGCCCTACGGCGCCGGCCATCGCGGGGTCGACCTGGCCGCCGTGCCCGGGCAGGAGGTGCTCGCGGCCGATGCGGGGGTCGTCGTGTTCGTCGGGCCGGTGGGCGGGCGGACCGTCCTGTCCGTCGACCACGACGGTGGGCTGCGCACAACCTATGAGCCCGTCCTGCCGAAGGTGGCCGTGGGCGAGCAGGTGTACCGGGGGCAGGTGCTCGGGACCGTCCTCGCCGGGCACCCCGGGTGCCTGGTGGCGGCCTGCCTGCACTGGGGCGTGCGGCGGGGCGACGAGTACGTCGATCCGCTGGCCCTGACCGGCGAGGTGGGCGAATACCGGCTCAAGGCGTGGGGAGGCGGTGCGTGA